In Curtobacterium sp. TC1, the following proteins share a genomic window:
- a CDS encoding aspartate-semialdehyde dehydrogenase, with protein sequence MSTLTVAVVGATGQVGAVMRRLLEERAFPADQVRFFASARSAGTTLPFRGEQIVVEDSELADPSGIDIALFSAGATASRALAPKFAAAGALVVDNSSAWRMDPEVPLVVSEVNPHAIDHAPKGIIANPNCTTMAIMPVLKVLDTEAGLRRLVATTYQAVSGSGLAGVEELLGQARAALEQDTAALTHDGSAVTFPEPVKYVRPIAFDVVPLAGSIVEDGLGETDEEKKLRNESRKILELPDLLVAGTCVRVPVFTGHSISVHAEFERPLSPERATEILSSAPGVELSDVPTPLQAAGQDPAFVGRIRADQSAPEGRGLALFVSNDNLRKGAALNAVQIAEAIVARRTVAA encoded by the coding sequence ATGAGCACCCTCACCGTCGCCGTCGTCGGCGCCACCGGACAGGTCGGCGCCGTGATGCGTCGTCTGCTCGAGGAGCGCGCGTTCCCGGCCGACCAGGTCCGGTTCTTCGCGAGCGCCCGGTCCGCCGGCACGACGCTGCCGTTCCGTGGCGAGCAGATCGTGGTCGAGGACTCCGAGCTGGCCGACCCGTCGGGCATCGACATCGCCCTGTTCTCCGCCGGAGCCACGGCCTCGCGGGCCCTCGCGCCGAAGTTCGCCGCCGCCGGGGCGCTCGTCGTCGACAACTCGAGCGCCTGGCGCATGGACCCCGAGGTCCCGCTCGTCGTGAGCGAGGTCAACCCGCACGCGATCGACCATGCCCCGAAGGGCATCATCGCGAACCCGAACTGCACCACCATGGCGATCATGCCGGTGCTCAAGGTGCTGGACACCGAGGCCGGGCTCCGCCGTCTGGTCGCCACGACCTACCAGGCCGTCTCCGGCTCCGGGCTCGCCGGCGTCGAGGAGCTGCTCGGTCAGGCGCGTGCCGCCCTCGAACAGGACACCGCAGCGCTCACCCACGACGGTTCCGCCGTGACGTTCCCGGAGCCGGTCAAGTACGTCCGCCCGATCGCCTTCGACGTCGTGCCGCTCGCCGGCAGCATCGTCGAGGACGGCCTCGGCGAGACCGACGAGGAGAAGAAGCTCCGCAACGAGAGCCGCAAGATCCTCGAGCTGCCCGACCTGCTCGTCGCCGGTACCTGTGTGCGGGTGCCGGTGTTCACCGGTCACTCCATCTCGGTGCACGCCGAGTTCGAGCGTCCGCTGTCGCCCGAGCGTGCGACCGAGATCCTGTCGAGCGCACCCGGCGTGGAGCTCTCCGACGTGCCGACGCCGCTGCAGGCCGCCGGCCAGGACCCCGCGTTCGTCGGTCGGATCCGTGCCGACCAGTCCGCGCCCGAGGGTCGTGGGCTCGCGCTGTTCGTCAGCAACGACAACCTGCGCAAGGGGGCCGCGCTGAACGCCGTGCAGATCGCCGAGGCGATCGTCGCGCGCCGCACCGTCGCCGCGTAG
- a CDS encoding aspartate kinase, translating to MALIVQKFGGSSVADAESIKRVAKRIVETKKAGNDVVVAVSAMGDTTDELVDLAHSVTPIPAGRELDMLLTAGERISMALLAMAIKSLGVEASSYTGSQAGMLTDAQHGKARIVDVTPKRVREALDSGHVAIVAGFQGFNRTTGEITTLGRGGSDTTAVALAAALDADVCEIYTDVDGIFTADPRVVPKARKVDRITSEEMLELAASGAKVLYIRAVEYARRHGVTLHVRSSFNNTEGTIVYNPAEGETVEEPIITGIAGDLSEGKITVVGVPDQPGKAAEIFTNVARAGANIDMIVQNVSAASTGRTDISFTLPKDQGQTVLTALEVAKSDIGYESIQYDDQIGKLALVGAGMRTNAGVSAKLFRALHDASINIEMISTSEIRISVVTRADTLNEAMRVVHSAFDLDADSEAVVYAGTGR from the coding sequence GTGGCCTTGATCGTGCAGAAGTTCGGTGGATCCTCCGTCGCGGACGCCGAGAGCATCAAGCGCGTGGCGAAGCGGATCGTCGAGACGAAGAAGGCCGGCAACGACGTCGTCGTGGCCGTTTCGGCCATGGGCGACACCACCGACGAACTCGTCGACCTGGCGCACTCGGTCACCCCGATCCCCGCCGGCCGTGAGCTCGACATGCTCCTCACCGCGGGGGAGCGCATCTCGATGGCGCTGCTCGCGATGGCGATCAAGAGCCTCGGCGTCGAAGCCTCGTCGTACACCGGCAGCCAGGCGGGCATGCTCACCGACGCCCAGCACGGCAAGGCGCGCATCGTCGACGTCACCCCGAAGCGCGTCCGCGAAGCGCTCGACTCCGGTCACGTCGCCATCGTCGCGGGGTTCCAGGGGTTCAACCGCACGACCGGTGAGATCACGACGCTCGGCCGCGGCGGTTCGGACACCACCGCAGTCGCCCTCGCCGCCGCCCTCGACGCCGACGTCTGCGAGATCTACACCGACGTCGACGGCATCTTCACCGCCGACCCCCGTGTCGTCCCGAAGGCCCGCAAGGTCGACCGCATCACCAGCGAGGAGATGCTCGAGCTCGCCGCGTCCGGCGCCAAGGTCCTGTACATCCGTGCCGTCGAGTACGCCCGCCGGCACGGCGTCACCCTGCACGTCCGGTCCTCGTTCAACAACACCGAGGGCACCATCGTCTACAACCCTGCCGAGGGGGAAACCGTGGAAGAACCGATCATCACCGGGATCGCCGGAGACCTCTCCGAGGGGAAGATCACCGTCGTGGGCGTCCCGGACCAGCCGGGCAAGGCCGCCGAGATCTTCACCAACGTCGCGCGCGCCGGAGCGAACATCGACATGATCGTCCAGAACGTGTCGGCCGCGTCGACCGGGCGGACGGACATCTCGTTCACGCTGCCGAAGGACCAGGGCCAGACCGTGCTGACGGCGCTCGAGGTCGCGAAGTCCGACATCGGCTACGAGAGCATCCAGTACGACGACCAGATCGGCAAGCTCGCCCTGGTCGGTGCCGGCATGCGCACGAACGCCGGCGTCTCGGCGAAGCTCTTCCGCGCGCTGCACGACGCGTCGATCAACATCGAGATGATCTCCACCTCGGAGATCCGCATCTCGGTCGTCACCCGCGCCGACACCCTCAACGAGGCGATGCGGGTCGTGCACAGCGCGTTCGACCTCGACGCCGACTCCGAAGCCGTCGTCTACGCCGGCACCGGCCGCTGA
- the recR gene encoding recombination mediator RecR, which produces MYDGIVQDLIDEFGRLPGIGPKSAQRIAFHILQTESFDPSRLSELLADVKERVRFCEICGNVTENVQCSICRDPRRSPATICVVEEAKDVAAIERTREFRGLYHVLGGAISPIDGIGPDDLRIQQLMTRLADGTVEEVIIATDPNLEGEATATYLSRLLVPMGIRTTRLASGLPVGGDLEYADEVTLGRAFEGRRVVGG; this is translated from the coding sequence ATGTACGACGGGATCGTCCAGGACCTCATCGACGAGTTCGGTCGCCTGCCGGGCATCGGCCCGAAGTCGGCGCAGCGCATCGCCTTCCACATCCTGCAGACCGAGTCGTTCGACCCGTCGCGGCTGTCCGAGCTGCTGGCGGACGTCAAGGAGCGCGTGCGCTTCTGCGAGATCTGCGGCAACGTCACCGAGAACGTCCAGTGCAGCATCTGCCGCGACCCGCGTCGGTCACCGGCCACGATCTGCGTGGTGGAAGAGGCCAAGGACGTCGCGGCGATCGAGCGCACCCGTGAGTTCCGCGGGCTGTACCACGTGCTCGGCGGCGCGATCAGCCCGATCGACGGCATCGGTCCGGACGACCTGCGGATCCAGCAGCTCATGACCCGTCTGGCCGACGGCACGGTCGAAGAGGTCATCATCGCGACCGACCCCAACCTCGAGGGCGAAGCGACGGCGACCTACCTGAGCCGGCTGCTCGTCCCGATGGGCATCCGGACGACCCGGCTGGCCTCGGGCCTGCCGGTCGGCGGCGACCTCGAGTACGCCGACGAGGTCACGCTCGGTCGTGCGTTCGAGGGCCGTCGCGTCGTCGGCGGCTGA
- a CDS encoding DNA polymerase III subunit gamma and tau, translated as MVTALYRRYRPENFAELIGQSQVTDPLRTALRTNRVNHAYLFSGPRGCGKTTSARILARCLNCAEGPTDTPCGVCPSCVELARDGSGSLDVIEIDAASHNGVDDARDLRDRAVFAPARDRYKIFILDEAHMVTPQGFNALLKLVEEPPEHVKFIFATTEPEKVIGTIRSRTHHYPFRLVPPAVMLEYIEQLCTQESVTVAPGVLPLVVRAGGGSVRDTLSLLDQLIAGSEDGAIAYERAVALLGYTDAALLDDVVDALAVADPASAFAAIDRVVQTGQDPRRFVEDLLERLRDLIVVAATNESAAAVLRGVSPDELDTMTRQAGVFGATGLSRGADIANKALTDMTGATSPRLHLELMTARMLVPEADDTQRGALARVERLERRVGVGDAGGHQAPAGASAAPASIQTTAAPAPAPAQAAAPRRQEPVAQQAPAAQQAPAAQQTPAASSSSPAPAAQPDAGSAARDAAASWAAAVPSAPEPAAPAAPTTPDPVSASSTGQGTTIGDEPAVRTVGAVGFQQMRDAWPQIVEHVEHAKRSAWSVVVTAQVTALRDDVLTLTFPSQQDVASFKEMSDPSASVSELLRAAIMDVIGLRVKFVARGPGGPGQQRPPAPTQQPSAPAGRPASANQPASQPSSAPQSAAAAHASAPTAEAAAATGSGSVAAAEPEPRPAQAPAPEQAPAPAQAPAPAPAPAPAAEQTRAPAQEPARAQPAAPEPSGAPVTDWAVATIPASDPTADAVPESVEPGWAAPFGTAPAAAPVAPAESVDPQQSGSGAPAQPAGATAPRGVQPTDGGPPAASTTVAAPPGGPVAPGGPAVPVDDYPLDDEPYDDGAPFPDPGHGRSAAAPAQAPTAPRQQAAPQAAAPQQAAAPQQAAARTAPPARRAPVAGRYGEAVVREILNARFIEETALHQDGA; from the coding sequence GTGGTCACCGCCCTGTATCGCCGTTACCGGCCCGAGAACTTCGCCGAGCTGATCGGGCAGTCGCAGGTCACCGACCCGCTCCGCACGGCGCTCCGCACCAACCGCGTCAACCACGCCTACCTGTTCAGCGGCCCGCGCGGCTGCGGCAAGACGACCTCGGCCCGCATCCTCGCGCGGTGCCTCAACTGCGCCGAGGGACCGACCGACACCCCGTGCGGCGTCTGCCCGAGCTGTGTCGAGCTCGCACGCGACGGCAGCGGTTCGCTCGACGTCATCGAGATCGACGCAGCCAGCCACAACGGCGTCGACGACGCGCGTGACCTCCGCGACCGCGCGGTCTTCGCCCCCGCACGCGACCGCTACAAGATCTTCATCCTCGACGAAGCGCACATGGTCACCCCGCAGGGGTTCAACGCGCTGCTCAAGCTGGTCGAGGAGCCCCCGGAGCACGTCAAGTTCATCTTCGCGACGACCGAGCCGGAGAAGGTCATCGGCACCATCCGGTCGCGCACCCACCACTACCCGTTCCGGCTCGTGCCGCCCGCGGTCATGCTCGAGTACATCGAGCAGCTCTGCACGCAGGAATCGGTGACGGTCGCACCCGGCGTCCTGCCCCTGGTCGTGCGCGCCGGCGGCGGCTCCGTCCGCGACACCCTGTCCCTGCTCGACCAGCTCATCGCGGGCAGCGAGGACGGCGCGATCGCGTACGAGCGTGCGGTCGCCCTGCTCGGGTACACCGACGCTGCGCTGCTCGACGACGTCGTCGACGCCCTCGCCGTGGCCGACCCGGCGTCCGCCTTCGCCGCGATCGACCGTGTCGTGCAGACCGGTCAGGACCCGCGTCGGTTCGTCGAGGACCTGCTCGAGCGGTTGCGCGACCTGATCGTCGTCGCTGCGACGAACGAGAGCGCCGCCGCGGTCCTGCGCGGTGTCTCGCCGGACGAGCTCGACACGATGACCCGGCAGGCCGGGGTCTTCGGCGCCACCGGGCTGTCCCGCGGCGCGGACATCGCGAACAAGGCGCTGACCGACATGACCGGAGCGACCTCGCCCCGGTTGCACCTCGAGCTCATGACGGCGCGCATGCTCGTGCCCGAGGCGGACGACACCCAGCGCGGTGCCCTGGCCCGGGTGGAGCGGCTCGAGCGTCGCGTCGGTGTCGGGGACGCCGGGGGACACCAGGCACCGGCCGGCGCGTCCGCGGCACCGGCGTCGATCCAGACCACCGCGGCGCCCGCACCGGCCCCGGCGCAGGCTGCGGCACCGCGTCGTCAGGAGCCCGTCGCGCAGCAGGCACCGGCGGCGCAGCAGGCCCCAGCTGCGCAGCAGACCCCCGCCGCGTCGTCCTCGAGCCCGGCTCCGGCGGCGCAGCCCGACGCCGGCAGTGCTGCACGTGACGCTGCAGCGTCGTGGGCCGCGGCCGTCCCGAGCGCTCCCGAGCCCGCTGCTCCGGCGGCCCCGACGACCCCTGACCCGGTCAGTGCTTCCTCCACGGGGCAGGGCACGACGATCGGCGACGAGCCGGCGGTCCGGACGGTCGGCGCCGTGGGCTTCCAGCAGATGCGCGACGCATGGCCCCAGATCGTCGAGCACGTGGAGCACGCCAAACGGTCGGCCTGGTCGGTCGTCGTCACCGCGCAGGTGACCGCACTGCGCGACGACGTACTGACGCTGACCTTCCCGAGCCAGCAGGACGTCGCCTCGTTCAAGGAGATGTCCGACCCCTCGGCGAGTGTGAGCGAACTGCTCCGCGCCGCGATCATGGACGTCATCGGGCTCCGCGTGAAGTTCGTCGCCCGCGGCCCCGGTGGCCCCGGACAGCAGCGGCCGCCGGCTCCCACGCAGCAGCCGTCCGCCCCTGCCGGCCGGCCGGCGTCGGCGAACCAGCCCGCATCGCAGCCGTCGTCGGCACCGCAGTCCGCCGCGGCCGCTCACGCGTCGGCCCCGACCGCCGAGGCTGCTGCGGCCACGGGGTCCGGTTCGGTCGCCGCGGCCGAGCCCGAGCCGCGTCCGGCGCAGGCACCTGCTCCCGAGCAGGCACCTGCTCCCGCGCAGGCACCTGCTCCCGCCCCCGCGCCCGCACCTGCCGCCGAGCAGACACGGGCTCCCGCGCAGGAACCCGCTCGCGCGCAGCCGGCAGCGCCGGAACCGTCCGGTGCTCCGGTGACCGACTGGGCGGTCGCGACGATCCCCGCCAGCGACCCGACCGCCGACGCCGTGCCCGAGTCCGTCGAACCCGGCTGGGCCGCCCCGTTCGGCACCGCGCCGGCCGCTGCGCCCGTCGCCCCGGCCGAGTCCGTCGACCCGCAGCAGTCCGGCTCCGGAGCACCCGCGCAACCCGCCGGTGCCACCGCGCCGCGTGGGGTGCAGCCGACCGACGGGGGACCGCCGGCGGCGTCGACGACGGTCGCCGCGCCTCCCGGAGGACCCGTCGCGCCGGGCGGTCCCGCCGTCCCGGTCGACGACTACCCGCTGGACGACGAACCGTACGACGACGGCGCGCCGTTCCCGGACCCCGGCCACGGCCGATCGGCCGCGGCCCCCGCGCAGGCACCGACTGCCCCGCGCCAACAGGCGGCGCCGCAGGCCGCTGCACCGCAGCAGGCCGCTGCACCGCAGCAGGCAGCAGCGCGCACCGCGCCGCCGGCACGCCGTGCACCGGTGGCCGGTCGCTACGGCGAGGCCGTCGTGCGTGAGATCCTCAACGCCCGGTTCATCGAGGAGACCGCGCTCCACCAGGACGGTGCCTGA
- a CDS encoding SDR family oxidoreductase, with the protein MKIAIAGGHGQIALLLARQITDAGHDAVAIVRNPAHVADVEQQGASAIVADLEQLGDDDLALRLRGVDAVVFAAGAGPNSGAERKLTVDRDGAILLADAAERAGIDRYVMVSAMAADAYDPEAAVVPAKDDAAVFQVYLRAKAEADANLRARRLRWTIVRPGALLDTPPQGTVDVGRTVPRGSIPRADVATVVLHALLDEAAVGVQFEVTSGNTPIPAALDALS; encoded by the coding sequence ATGAAGATCGCCATCGCCGGAGGACACGGCCAGATCGCACTGCTCCTCGCCCGCCAGATCACCGACGCCGGACACGACGCCGTCGCGATCGTCCGCAACCCCGCCCACGTCGCCGACGTGGAGCAGCAGGGTGCCTCGGCGATCGTCGCCGACCTCGAACAGCTCGGGGACGACGACCTGGCACTGCGCCTGCGCGGCGTCGATGCCGTGGTGTTCGCCGCGGGTGCCGGCCCGAACAGCGGTGCGGAGCGCAAGCTCACCGTCGACCGGGACGGCGCGATCCTGCTGGCCGACGCCGCTGAGCGCGCGGGCATCGACCGGTACGTGATGGTGTCGGCGATGGCGGCGGACGCCTACGACCCGGAGGCTGCGGTGGTCCCGGCGAAGGACGACGCCGCCGTGTTCCAGGTCTACCTCCGCGCGAAGGCCGAGGCCGACGCCAACCTGCGCGCCCGTCGACTGCGCTGGACGATCGTGCGTCCGGGCGCCCTGCTCGACACCCCGCCGCAGGGCACGGTCGACGTCGGGCGCACGGTGCCGCGCGGGTCGATCCCCCGGGCCGACGTCGCCACGGTGGTGCTGCACGCGCTGCTCGACGAAGCGGCCGTCGGGGTCCAGTTCGAGGTCACGAGCGGCAACACGCCGATCCCCGCGGCGCTCGACGCCCTGTCCTGA